In the Ensifer adhaerens genome, one interval contains:
- the doeB gene encoding N(2)-acetyl-L-2,4-diaminobutanoate deacetylase DoeB has translation MREITLRPSPISATVDFSVDGIQHGFLRLPYSRDDSAWGSVMIPVTVVKNGEGPTALLTGGNHGDEYEGPIALFDLARKLKAEDVTGRVIIVPAMNYPAFLAGTRTSPIDKGNMNRSFPGAPDGTVTQKIADYFQRTLLPLADIVLDFHSGGKTLDFLPFCAAHILPNKAQEEKAFALVSAFGAPWSMKMLEIDAVGMYDTAAEEMGKVFVTTELGGGGTATARSARIAKMGVSNVLKAAGILNGPIDGAQTTWLDMPDGNCFSFAEDGGLIEPLVDLGDTAKSGQVVARIYPVGRAGAQPLEVHAKMDGILVARHFPGLVKSGDCVSVLATIVTG, from the coding sequence ATGCGGGAGATTACGCTTCGTCCTTCGCCGATCAGTGCCACCGTCGATTTTTCGGTCGATGGCATCCAGCACGGATTCCTGCGCCTGCCCTACAGCCGCGACGATTCCGCCTGGGGCTCGGTGATGATCCCGGTGACGGTCGTGAAGAATGGGGAGGGCCCGACGGCCCTTCTCACCGGCGGCAACCACGGCGACGAGTATGAAGGGCCGATTGCGCTCTTCGATCTCGCCCGTAAGCTCAAAGCCGAGGACGTGACGGGCCGCGTCATCATCGTGCCGGCGATGAACTATCCGGCCTTCCTCGCCGGCACGCGCACTTCGCCAATCGACAAGGGCAACATGAACCGCAGCTTCCCGGGTGCGCCGGACGGCACGGTTACGCAGAAGATCGCCGACTATTTCCAGCGCACCCTGTTGCCGCTCGCCGATATCGTCCTCGACTTCCATTCGGGAGGAAAGACGCTCGATTTCCTGCCCTTCTGCGCGGCCCATATCCTGCCAAACAAGGCGCAGGAGGAGAAGGCCTTCGCCCTCGTCAGCGCCTTCGGTGCCCCTTGGTCGATGAAGATGCTGGAGATCGATGCCGTCGGAATGTACGACACGGCGGCGGAGGAGATGGGCAAGGTCTTCGTTACCACCGAGCTCGGCGGCGGTGGGACGGCGACGGCCAGGAGCGCACGCATCGCCAAGATGGGCGTTTCGAACGTGCTGAAGGCGGCGGGCATCTTGAATGGGCCGATCGACGGTGCGCAAACCACGTGGCTCGACATGCCGGACGGCAATTGCTTTTCCTTCGCCGAGGATGGCGGCCTCATTGAACCGCTCGTCGATCTCGGCGATACGGCAAAGAGCGGGCAGGTTGTCGCCCGCATCTATCCCGTCGGCCGCGCGGGCGCTCAACCGTTGGAGGTGCATGCGAAGATGGACGGCATCCTTGTCGCTCGCCATTTCCCCGGTCTGGTCAAATCCGGAGATTGCGTCAGCGTGCTGGCAACCATTGTCACGGGATAA
- the doeA gene encoding ectoine hydrolase DoeA (DoeA (degradation of ectoine A) is also called EutD (ectoine utilization D).), whose translation MKQANLKFSLPEYETRLQKTRKAMEAKGIDVLIVSDPSNMNWLTGYDGWSFYVHQCVVVPPTGEPVWYGRGQDANGAKFTAYLKHENIIGYPDHYVQSTERHPMDYLSAKLGERGLDKLTIGVEMDNYWFSAAAFASLQKHLPNARFVDATALVNWQRAVKSEAEIRYMRNAARIVEKMHERIFDKIEVGMRKCDLVAEIYDAGTRGVDGIGGDYPAIVPLLPSGVEASAPHLTWDDRPMKTGEGTFFEIAGCYHRYHVPLSRTVFLGKPTQAFIDAEKATLEGMEAGLEKARPGNTCEDIANAFFAVLKKYGIVKDNRTGYGIGVSYPPDWGERTMSLRPGDRSELKPGMTFHFMTGLWLEDMGFETTESILITETGVECLANVPRKLLVKD comes from the coding sequence ATGAAACAAGCGAACCTGAAGTTCTCACTTCCGGAGTATGAAACGCGTCTTCAAAAAACGCGAAAAGCCATGGAAGCCAAGGGCATCGACGTGCTGATCGTCAGCGATCCGTCGAACATGAACTGGCTGACCGGCTATGACGGCTGGTCTTTCTACGTGCACCAATGCGTCGTCGTGCCGCCGACGGGCGAACCGGTCTGGTATGGCCGCGGCCAGGATGCCAACGGCGCCAAGTTTACTGCCTACCTCAAGCACGAAAACATCATCGGCTATCCGGACCACTATGTGCAGTCCACCGAGCGCCACCCGATGGATTACCTCTCGGCCAAGCTTGGCGAACGCGGTCTCGACAAGCTGACGATCGGCGTAGAGATGGACAATTACTGGTTCTCCGCTGCCGCCTTTGCCTCGTTGCAAAAACACCTTCCGAATGCCCGCTTCGTCGATGCGACCGCCCTCGTCAACTGGCAGCGCGCGGTCAAGAGCGAGGCGGAAATCCGCTACATGCGCAACGCCGCGAGGATCGTCGAAAAGATGCATGAGCGCATCTTCGACAAGATCGAGGTCGGCATGCGCAAGTGCGATCTGGTCGCGGAAATCTATGATGCCGGAACCCGTGGCGTCGACGGCATCGGTGGCGACTATCCGGCGATCGTGCCGCTGTTGCCCTCCGGCGTGGAGGCGTCTGCGCCGCACTTGACCTGGGACGACCGGCCGATGAAGACAGGCGAGGGAACGTTCTTCGAGATCGCCGGATGCTACCACCGCTACCACGTGCCACTCTCGCGCACCGTCTTCCTCGGCAAGCCGACACAGGCCTTCATCGACGCCGAGAAGGCGACGCTGGAGGGCATGGAGGCCGGCCTCGAAAAAGCGCGACCCGGCAATACCTGCGAGGACATCGCCAACGCGTTCTTCGCGGTGCTGAAAAAGTACGGCATCGTGAAAGACAACCGCACGGGCTACGGCATCGGCGTTTCCTATCCGCCGGACTGGGGCGAGCGCACGATGAGCCTGCGTCCCGGCGACCGCAGCGAACTGAAGCCGGGCATGACCTTCCACTTCATGACGGGGCTTTGGCTCGAGGACATGGGCTTCGAGACCACGGAAAGCATCTTGATCACCGAGACCGGTGTCGAGTGCCTCGCCAACGTGCCGCGCAAGCTTCTCGTGAAGGATTAA
- the eutC gene encoding ectoine utilization protein EutC: MTTMKILTEAELRHIVPLDLAAIACVEEAFRALATKAVVMPPILRLDMSEVRGEVDVKTAYVPGLDGFAIKISPGFFGNPQIGLPSTNGLMVLLSAKTGLVEAVLLDNGYLTDVRTAAAGAVAARHLSRSDAMVAAIFGAGMQARLQLEALSLVRPIREARIWARDVAKAEAAAADLTVKLGFPVRAEADGARAVDGAEIIVTTTPSETPVLRTDWLQPGQHVTAMGSDAEHKNEIEPAIVTGAGLYVADSLKQTRRLGELHHAIEAGLVAEGTIFPELGEIIAGRKPGRSGPEQITVADLTGTGIQDTAIATLAAARAAAVGAGTIFES; encoded by the coding sequence ATGACGACGATGAAGATTCTCACCGAGGCAGAACTGAGGCACATCGTTCCGCTCGATCTTGCGGCCATCGCCTGTGTAGAGGAGGCATTTCGCGCACTCGCCACAAAGGCGGTCGTCATGCCGCCGATCCTGAGGCTCGACATGTCCGAAGTGCGCGGTGAGGTGGATGTGAAGACCGCCTACGTGCCCGGTCTCGACGGTTTCGCCATCAAGATCAGTCCTGGCTTCTTTGGCAATCCGCAGATCGGCCTGCCGAGTACCAACGGTCTGATGGTCCTGCTTTCCGCGAAAACCGGCCTGGTAGAGGCCGTGCTGCTCGACAATGGCTACCTGACGGATGTGCGTACAGCGGCAGCCGGCGCCGTCGCGGCTCGGCACCTTTCGCGCTCGGATGCCATGGTTGCCGCCATCTTCGGCGCAGGCATGCAGGCAAGGTTGCAGCTTGAGGCATTAAGCCTCGTGCGGCCGATCCGCGAAGCGCGCATCTGGGCGAGGGATGTTGCGAAAGCCGAGGCCGCCGCAGCGGACTTGACGGTGAAGCTCGGCTTTCCGGTTCGAGCGGAGGCCGACGGCGCGCGAGCTGTCGATGGCGCCGAGATCATCGTCACCACCACGCCTTCCGAAACACCGGTACTTCGGACCGATTGGCTCCAGCCTGGCCAGCATGTCACGGCCATGGGGTCGGACGCCGAACACAAGAACGAGATCGAGCCCGCCATTGTCACCGGCGCCGGCCTCTATGTCGCCGACAGCCTCAAGCAGACGCGCAGGCTTGGCGAACTGCACCATGCCATCGAAGCGGGCCTCGTGGCGGAGGGCACCATCTTCCCCGAACTCGGCGAGATCATCGCCGGGCGCAAGCCGGGCCGCAGCGGCCCTGAGCAGATCACCGTGGCGGACCTGACCGGCACGGGCATTCAGGACACGGCCATCGCAACGCTTGCTGCCGCCCGCGCGGCAGCGGTGGGCGCCGGCACGATCTTCGAGAGTTGA
- the eutB gene encoding hydroxyectoine utilization dehydratase EutB — MSNLQVTLADIEQAARCIDGRVLNTPLVLSASLSERCDVPIGLKLEHHQTTGSFKLRGATNAVLSLTSEERERGVVAASTGNHGRALAHAAKAEGSVATICMSRLVPDNKVSEIRRLGANVLIVGKSQDEAQVEVDRLVTEDGFVMVPPYDNRAVVAGQGTLGLEIVDAMPDVATVLVPLSGGGLAAGVAAAVKGRSPKTRVIGLTMDRGAAMKASLDAGRPVQVEEVASLADSLGGGIGLDNAVTFEMCRALLDDVILLSEEQIAAGIRHAYAAEREVIEGAAAVGVAALLSGRLGGLTGPVAVILSGRNVDMDLHRRVINGGVGPLAEAAA; from the coding sequence ATGTCGAACCTTCAAGTTACATTGGCGGATATCGAACAGGCGGCTCGGTGCATCGACGGCCGGGTCTTGAATACGCCGCTCGTGCTTTCCGCTTCGCTCTCCGAACGCTGCGATGTGCCCATCGGCCTCAAGCTTGAGCACCATCAGACGACGGGCAGCTTCAAGCTCCGTGGCGCCACGAATGCCGTACTCTCGCTGACGTCGGAAGAGCGGGAGAGGGGTGTCGTCGCCGCCTCTACGGGCAATCACGGCCGGGCGCTCGCCCATGCCGCCAAGGCCGAAGGATCAGTCGCGACGATTTGCATGTCCAGGCTCGTGCCCGACAACAAGGTGTCGGAGATCCGCAGACTCGGCGCCAATGTCCTGATCGTCGGCAAGTCGCAGGATGAGGCACAAGTCGAGGTGGATCGGCTGGTGACCGAAGACGGTTTCGTCATGGTGCCACCCTACGACAACCGCGCCGTGGTCGCTGGCCAGGGCACGCTCGGCTTGGAGATCGTTGACGCGATGCCGGACGTGGCGACAGTTCTTGTGCCGCTTTCGGGCGGCGGGCTCGCGGCCGGTGTCGCCGCGGCCGTGAAAGGGCGGTCACCGAAGACCCGCGTCATCGGCCTCACCATGGATCGAGGGGCTGCAATGAAGGCGAGCCTTGACGCGGGGCGGCCGGTGCAGGTCGAGGAAGTGGCAAGCCTTGCCGACTCCCTCGGTGGCGGCATCGGCCTCGATAACGCCGTGACCTTCGAAATGTGCCGAGCGCTGCTCGATGATGTGATCCTGCTTTCGGAGGAGCAGATCGCCGCCGGCATAAGGCACGCCTATGCCGCGGAGCGTGAGGTGATCGAGGGGGCAGCAGCCGTCGGCGTTGCAGCCCTGCTCTCCGGCCGGCTGGGCGGGCTGACGGGGCCGGTGGCGGTCATCCTCTCCGGCCGGAATGTCGACATGGACTTGCACAGACGGGTCATCAATGGCGGGGTCGGTCCGCTTGCGGAGGCAGCGGCATGA
- the eutA gene encoding ectoine utilization protein EutA: MQTFDLALASRAPKLDDRPMDKRVGLIILATDHTTEVDFQSLVASERIGVYATRIPYANPVTPENLRAMQPSLTSAAALILPDEPLDVVMYSCTSASVVIGDAEVKMAVRAAKPSAAVVTPTAAATSGLKALGAKRISVLTPYTIETSKPMADYFVSLGFDIARFTCLGLTDDREMARISPHEIVAFARQATAPDSDALFISCTAVRAAGVAAEIEATIGKPVVTSNLATAWACLRLCGNDTARPELGRLMTLAYSDQ, from the coding sequence ATGCAGACGTTCGACCTTGCACTTGCTTCGCGCGCGCCCAAACTGGACGACCGTCCGATGGACAAACGCGTCGGCCTGATCATCCTTGCGACGGATCACACGACGGAAGTAGACTTCCAGAGCTTGGTGGCAAGCGAGCGGATCGGTGTCTATGCGACCCGCATTCCCTATGCCAATCCGGTGACGCCGGAGAACCTGCGCGCCATGCAGCCTTCGCTGACATCGGCGGCCGCGCTGATCCTGCCGGACGAGCCTCTCGACGTCGTCATGTACTCCTGCACGTCCGCCTCCGTCGTCATCGGCGATGCGGAAGTGAAGATGGCCGTGCGCGCAGCCAAACCGAGTGCTGCCGTCGTTACGCCCACTGCGGCAGCTACCTCCGGCCTCAAGGCGTTGGGCGCGAAGCGCATTTCCGTGCTGACCCCCTATACGATCGAAACCAGCAAGCCGATGGCTGATTATTTCGTGTCGCTCGGCTTCGACATCGCCCGCTTCACCTGCCTCGGCCTCACCGACGACCGGGAGATGGCGCGCATTTCTCCGCACGAAATCGTTGCCTTCGCGAGGCAAGCGACTGCACCCGATAGCGACGCGCTCTTCATATCCTGCACGGCTGTGCGGGCGGCAGGCGTGGCGGCGGAGATCGAGGCCACCATCGGAAAGCCGGTCGTCACCAGCAACCTTGCCACGGCCTGGGCTTGCCTGCGGCTCTGCGGCAATGACACGGCGCGTCCGGAACTCGGCCGCCTCATGACGCTTGCCTATTCGGACCAGTAG
- the ehuD gene encoding ectoine/hydroxyectoine ABC transporter permease subunit EhuD has product MEWDWNFVWEIMPTLLEGLKITILATVFGAALAAVIGLVFAILRMTAPKPIARAVAFIVEFIRGTPLLVQLYFIFFVLPDIGIRLPAMLAGIIGLGLHYGTYAAEVYRAGIENVPRGQWEAAKATNLTGRQTWIHVILPQAIPPMIPALANYLIAMFKETPLLSAITVLELMNQAKSVANSSYRYIEPMTLVGVFFLIMSLISVVFLRWLEERYARVEER; this is encoded by the coding sequence ATGGAATGGGACTGGAATTTCGTCTGGGAGATCATGCCGACCCTGCTCGAGGGCCTGAAGATCACCATTCTGGCGACTGTGTTCGGCGCGGCCCTCGCCGCCGTCATCGGCCTCGTCTTTGCCATCCTGCGCATGACCGCGCCGAAACCGATCGCGCGGGCCGTGGCCTTCATCGTGGAATTCATTCGCGGCACGCCGCTGCTCGTGCAGCTCTATTTTATCTTCTTTGTCCTGCCGGATATCGGCATTCGCCTGCCGGCGATGCTCGCCGGCATCATCGGGCTTGGGCTGCACTATGGTACCTACGCCGCCGAGGTCTACCGTGCCGGTATCGAGAACGTACCGCGCGGCCAATGGGAGGCGGCAAAGGCGACGAACCTGACCGGCCGCCAGACCTGGATCCACGTCATCCTGCCGCAGGCGATCCCGCCCATGATCCCGGCGCTCGCCAACTATCTCATCGCCATGTTCAAGGAGACGCCGCTGCTCTCCGCCATCACCGTGCTCGAGCTGATGAACCAGGCGAAAAGCGTCGCCAACAGCAGCTATCGCTATATCGAGCCGATGACGCTGGTCGGGGTCTTCTTCCTGATCATGAGCCTGATCTCCGTCGTCTTCCTGCGCTGGCTGGAAGAACGTTACGCCCGAGTGGAGGAACGCTAA
- the ehuC gene encoding ectoine/hydroxyectoine ABC transporter permease subunit EhuC has product MTDWSGYIGLILQGALVTLELTVLGSMLAVVMAFVAGLGRVSRFLAVRALATTYIEFFRGTSIFVQLFWVYFVLPFAGVTLSPLQAGVLALGLNVGAYGAEVVRGAVKAIGREQREACIALNLSRYQSMRYVILPQALPLMLPTFCNNAIELLKGTAVVSLISLTDMTFQAQVVRAQTGSTLIPFATILVLYFLMALAISHGMRWLERRVTRGLDGVRT; this is encoded by the coding sequence ATGACCGACTGGTCCGGTTACATAGGGCTGATCCTGCAAGGCGCGCTCGTGACGCTTGAGCTCACCGTGCTCGGCTCGATGCTCGCCGTCGTCATGGCGTTCGTCGCCGGCCTCGGGCGCGTCAGCCGCTTCCTGGCGGTTCGCGCGCTTGCCACCACCTATATCGAGTTCTTCCGCGGCACGTCGATCTTCGTTCAACTCTTCTGGGTCTATTTCGTGCTGCCCTTTGCCGGCGTCACGCTCTCGCCGCTTCAAGCCGGTGTTCTGGCGCTGGGTCTGAATGTCGGAGCCTATGGGGCTGAAGTCGTGCGCGGCGCGGTCAAGGCGATCGGCCGCGAGCAGCGCGAGGCCTGCATTGCGCTCAATCTCTCCCGCTATCAGTCGATGCGTTACGTGATCCTTCCGCAGGCCCTGCCGCTGATGCTCCCGACCTTCTGCAACAATGCGATCGAGCTCCTGAAGGGCACGGCCGTCGTCTCGCTCATCTCGCTGACCGACATGACTTTCCAGGCGCAGGTGGTGCGGGCCCAAACCGGCAGCACGCTCATTCCGTTCGCAACGATCCTCGTGCTCTACTTCCTGATGGCACTTGCCATCTCCCACGGCATGCGCTGGCTGGAACGCCGGGTAACGCGCGGCCTTGATGGCGTGAGGACCTGA
- the ehuB gene encoding ectoine/hydroxyectoine ABC transporter substrate-binding protein EhuB: MRNFLTMTASAGALTGMVAAAPAWADGKLEELKEQGFARVAIANEPPFTAVAADGKVSGAAPDVAREVFKRLGVEDIVASISEYGAMIPGLQAGRHDVITAGLFMKPERCNAVAYSEPILCDAEAFALKKGNPLKLKSYKDIADNPDARIGAPGGGTEEKLALEAGVPRDRVIVVPDGQSGLKMLQDGRIDVYSLPVLSINALVAKANDPSVEVVAPVEGAPVYCDGAAFKKGEEALRDAFDVELAKLKQSGEFAKIIEPYGFSAAAAMSTTREKLCAAK, from the coding sequence ATGAGAAACTTTTTGACCATGACCGCCAGCGCAGGCGCCCTGACGGGAATGGTTGCCGCAGCACCTGCTTGGGCCGACGGCAAACTTGAAGAGCTGAAGGAACAGGGTTTCGCGCGTGTCGCCATCGCCAACGAGCCGCCCTTTACGGCAGTTGCCGCCGACGGCAAGGTTTCCGGTGCCGCACCGGACGTGGCGCGCGAGGTCTTCAAGCGCCTCGGCGTCGAAGACATCGTCGCCTCGATTTCGGAATATGGCGCGATGATCCCGGGTCTGCAGGCCGGGCGCCACGATGTCATTACCGCCGGCCTTTTCATGAAGCCGGAGCGCTGCAACGCCGTCGCCTATTCCGAGCCGATCCTGTGCGACGCCGAAGCCTTCGCGCTGAAGAAGGGCAACCCGCTCAAGCTCAAGAGCTACAAGGATATCGCCGACAATCCGGATGCCAGGATCGGTGCGCCAGGCGGCGGCACGGAAGAGAAGCTCGCGCTCGAAGCCGGCGTTCCGCGTGATCGCGTCATTGTCGTGCCGGATGGCCAGAGCGGCCTGAAGATGCTGCAGGACGGCCGTATCGACGTCTATTCGCTGCCGGTGCTTTCCATCAACGCTCTTGTCGCCAAGGCGAACGACCCCAGTGTCGAAGTCGTGGCGCCGGTTGAAGGCGCGCCGGTCTATTGCGACGGCGCGGCCTTCAAGAAGGGCGAGGAAGCCTTGCGCGATGCCTTCGACGTGGAACTCGCAAAGCTCAAGCAGTCGGGCGAGTTTGCCAAGATCATCGAACCCTATGGCTTCTCGGCCGCGGCCGCTATGTCGACAACCCGCGAAAAGCTCTGCGCCGCCAAGTAA
- the ehuA gene encoding ectoine/hydroxyectoine ABC transporter ATP-binding protein EhuA — translation MAAPIIRIDNITKRYGPLTVLDGLSMDVLPGEKLALIGPSGSGKTTILRILMTLEAINGGHIEVDGDQLYHMPKNGSLAPADDRHLHKMREKIGMVFQHFNLFPHKCVLDNVTLAPMLTKGAAKAAAEKRAMELLDMVGMADKARSMPAQLSGGQKQRVAIARALALSPKIMLFDEVTSALDPELVEEVLNVMRKLAVETDMTMLLVTHEMGFAHDFADRILFFDRGKIVEEGKPDEIFRNPRQERTQTFLRKIIAAGHRV, via the coding sequence ATGGCAGCGCCGATCATCCGCATCGACAACATCACCAAACGCTACGGTCCGCTGACCGTACTCGACGGTCTGTCGATGGACGTGCTGCCCGGAGAAAAGCTGGCGCTCATCGGCCCCTCCGGTTCGGGCAAGACGACGATCCTGCGTATTCTCATGACATTGGAAGCGATCAACGGCGGCCATATCGAGGTCGACGGCGACCAACTCTATCACATGCCGAAGAATGGCAGCCTCGCGCCGGCCGACGACCGTCATCTGCACAAGATGCGCGAGAAGATCGGCATGGTCTTCCAGCACTTCAACCTCTTCCCGCACAAATGCGTGCTCGACAATGTCACGTTGGCGCCGATGCTGACGAAAGGCGCCGCGAAAGCGGCGGCGGAGAAGCGGGCGATGGAGCTTCTCGACATGGTAGGCATGGCCGACAAGGCCAGGAGCATGCCGGCGCAATTGTCCGGTGGCCAGAAGCAGCGCGTTGCGATCGCCCGGGCGCTCGCGCTCTCGCCAAAGATCATGTTGTTTGACGAGGTGACCTCCGCGCTCGACCCGGAACTGGTCGAAGAGGTGCTGAACGTCATGCGCAAGCTCGCCGTCGAGACCGACATGACCATGTTGCTTGTCACCCATGAGATGGGTTTCGCCCACGACTTTGCCGACCGCATCCTCTTCTTCGACCGCGGCAAGATCGTCGAGGAAGGCAAGCCGGACGAGATATTCCGCAATCCCAGGCAGGAACGCACGCAGACCTTCCTGCGCAAGATCATCGCGGCAGGGCACCGCGTCTGA
- a CDS encoding PLP-dependent aminotransferase family protein: protein MSIELNLSTVEIMTNWRPDISQLRRPAYLSLAEQIARAIQEGHLPNGTRLLPHRKLADDLKLSVQTVSRAYDELIRRGLISGEIGRGSFVQTRPKEPEPPYLPERLGELVDLSILKPVCEQLHLERMRAAFGWLAENLPSSSALSFRPNMVFPRHRNVAAEWLSRCGLDVSPLNISLTNGATSGMTVALMSVAPPGSTVATEAISHHTLVPLSSYLGLHLEGLPIDREGMIPEALDEACRTGVIRAVFLQPSVINPTAALMGPERRQALAEIARRHDIAIIENDILGPLVEGRAPPIAAYAPERTLYVTSFTKITVPGLRIGYLAAPDRYVAAVANRHLVSNWMATPSIAEIATLWVSDGTAMELVNWQRRALGVRHAIAEEALAGLPYYAHPQSLHVWLPLPEGHTEEGFVSQARLRGVAIAPGSSFRTADQGWHPAVRISLGSTTEQELRTGLGILASLASGNPEALLLAI, encoded by the coding sequence TTGTCAATTGAACTGAATTTGAGCACTGTTGAAATCATGACAAATTGGCGACCCGATATATCCCAATTGCGCCGGCCGGCCTATCTCTCCCTCGCCGAGCAGATTGCTCGCGCCATTCAGGAAGGCCACTTGCCGAACGGTACGCGCCTTCTGCCCCATCGCAAGCTCGCCGACGACCTGAAACTATCAGTGCAGACCGTCAGCCGTGCCTATGACGAGCTGATCCGAAGGGGGCTGATATCGGGCGAGATCGGCCGCGGCTCCTTCGTGCAGACAAGGCCGAAGGAGCCCGAGCCCCCCTACCTGCCCGAGCGTCTTGGCGAGCTGGTCGACCTTTCGATCCTCAAGCCTGTGTGCGAGCAGCTCCATCTGGAACGCATGCGTGCGGCCTTCGGGTGGCTGGCGGAAAACCTGCCTTCGAGTTCGGCGCTGTCCTTCCGGCCGAACATGGTTTTCCCGCGCCATCGCAATGTAGCGGCCGAGTGGCTGTCGCGGTGCGGTCTCGATGTATCGCCCCTCAATATCAGTCTGACGAATGGCGCAACTTCGGGCATGACGGTGGCGCTGATGAGCGTCGCTCCGCCGGGCTCGACCGTTGCGACCGAGGCGATCAGCCACCACACGCTCGTGCCGCTTTCCAGCTACCTTGGCCTTCATCTCGAGGGCTTGCCGATCGATCGCGAAGGCATGATCCCTGAGGCGCTGGATGAAGCTTGTCGCACCGGCGTCATCCGCGCCGTCTTTCTCCAGCCCTCGGTGATCAATCCGACCGCGGCGTTGATGGGGCCCGAGCGTAGGCAGGCGCTTGCCGAGATCGCGCGGCGCCACGATATTGCGATCATCGAGAACGACATTCTGGGGCCGCTGGTGGAAGGCCGCGCGCCGCCGATCGCGGCCTATGCCCCGGAGCGTACGCTCTACGTCACCAGTTTCACCAAGATCACGGTGCCGGGTCTGCGCATCGGCTATCTTGCCGCGCCGGACCGTTACGTCGCGGCCGTCGCCAACCGCCATCTGGTCTCCAACTGGATGGCGACGCCCTCGATCGCGGAGATCGCTACGCTCTGGGTCAGTGACGGCACGGCGATGGAACTCGTCAACTGGCAGCGCCGGGCGCTCGGTGTCCGCCACGCGATCGCGGAGGAGGCGCTGGCGGGTCTGCCCTATTACGCTCATCCGCAGAGCTTGCATGTGTGGTTGCCGTTGCCGGAGGGGCATACGGAAGAAGGGTTCGTCTCTCAGGCCCGCTTGCGGGGCGTTGCGATTGCCCCGGGCTCTTCCTTCCGCACGGCGGACCAGGGCTGGCATCCGGCGGTGCGCATATCTTTGGGCTCGACGACCGAGCAGGAACTGCGCACCGGCCTCGGCATCCTCGCTTCCTTGGCCAGCGGCAACCCGGAGGCGTTGCTGCTCGCGATTTGA
- a CDS encoding Lrp/AsnC family transcriptional regulator, with protein sequence MKLDAIDLRILEAIQENGRITKLALAEKAGLSPTPCWLRLRKLEKAGIVTGYHARVAVRRVAPVASVMMEVTLANHRQTDFERFERAVAATPEIVACWSVGGGVDYILKIMAPDIDAYQRLVDSLLDRELGIDRYFTYIVTKTVKEETVLPLETLLPASE encoded by the coding sequence ATGAAACTCGACGCCATCGACCTGCGCATCCTGGAAGCAATCCAGGAAAACGGGCGCATCACCAAGCTGGCGCTCGCGGAAAAGGCGGGGCTTTCGCCGACGCCCTGCTGGCTGCGCCTGCGCAAGCTGGAAAAGGCAGGCATCGTGACGGGTTATCATGCCCGCGTCGCGGTCAGGCGCGTTGCGCCGGTCGCCAGCGTGATGATGGAAGTGACGCTCGCCAACCATCGGCAAACGGATTTCGAGCGATTCGAGCGCGCCGTCGCGGCAACGCCTGAAATCGTCGCCTGCTGGTCGGTCGGCGGCGGCGTCGATTACATCCTGAAGATCATGGCGCCCGATATCGACGCCTATCAGCGCCTTGTCGACAGCCTGCTCGACCGCGAACTCGGTATCGATCGCTACTTCACCTACATCGTCACCAAGACGGTGAAGGAGGAGACCGTGCTTCCGCTAGAGACGCTGCTTCCCGCCTCCGAATAG